A genome region from Erigeron canadensis isolate Cc75 chromosome 3, C_canadensis_v1, whole genome shotgun sequence includes the following:
- the LOC122592961 gene encoding uncharacterized protein LOC122592961, translating into MEYERIHTHKLSQVGIISPSKLRMKLMGQRKKDGGSSKSNSARTSPSKLEVDDSDFVNNSLLASNSEEVSSMGISSITFDSSQVDQGRGQAKDNPKETRLKPHQFQKMDCSSSSSVHPIRSLDDENLDYDSNASSSSFEFHKGERSNHNAISRSLLRPMSSKWNDAEKWIINRQNMQNHNLKNSMQNRANRGGLVNGNRGSSESVSSVKRVDFCQPTLQTRTEKFSFTTSGLQHLPVSGQSNGGSESINPCPESKDLEEVDTRESSCGPSSHEENAGCHEVRSVSMRDMGTEMTPIPSQEPSTTSTPIGATTPIFSPNSSIPSTPRRGPTSTPVEHTNSDESRYPKELTEQEVKLKTRKEILQLGVQLGKMNIAAWASKEDMEKNMSSVEADNLAEESLRIEFEKRAAAWEDAEKSKHNARFIREEIKIQAWESQQKAKLEAEMRRIEAEVEQRRANAQAKMLKKITLTRQKSEKKRAAAEAQKNKQAARAAAQAEYIRQTGRIPPSSPNSCCGWS; encoded by the exons GTTGGGATAATATCACCAAGTAAATTAAGGATGAAATTAATGGGCCAGAGAAAAAAAGATGGAGGATCATCAAAAAGTAATTCAGCAAGAACATCTCCTTCCAAACTTGAAGTTGATGATTCAGACTTTGTTAACAATAGTTTGTTAGCTTCAAATTCTGAGGAAg TTTCTAGCATGGGGATATCATCAATAACATTCGATAGCTCACAAGTTGATCAGGGTCGTGGGCAGGCAAAAGATAATCCGAAAGAGACTCGTTTGAAACCCCACCAGTTTCAGAAGATGGATTGCAGTAGTTCAAGTTCAGTTCATCCTATAAGATCATTGGACGATGAGAATCTAGATTATGATAGTAATGCTAGTTCTTCAAGCTTTGAATTCCACAAAGGCGAAAGATCAAACCATAATGCTATTTCAAGATCCTTGTTAAGACCTATGTCTTCAAAATGGAATGATGCAGAAAAGTGGATAATTAATAGGCAAAACATGCAGaatcataatttaaaaaacaGTATGCAAAACCGAGCAAATCGGGGAGGCTTAGTAAATGGGAATAGAGGTTCGTCTGAATCTGTTAGTTCAGTTAAACGGGTTGATTTTTGCCAACCCACATTACAAACGAGGACAGAGAAGTTCTCGTTTACAACCTCTGGTCTACAACACCTCCCTGTTTCGGGTCAAAGTAATGGAGGGAGTGAGTCAATCAATCCATGTCCTGAAAGTAAAGATTTAGAAGAAGTTGACACAAGGGAGTCATCATGTGGACCAAGCTCACATGAAGAGAATGCAG GTTGTCATGAAGTAAGATCCGTGTCAATGAGAGACATGGGAACAGAAATGACACCGATTCCGAGTCAGGAACCTTCAACGACTTCCACCCCTATCGGTGCTACAACCCCGATTTTTAGTCCAAATTCTTCAATTCCATCTACTCCTCGAAGAGGACCTACATCTACACCTGTAGAACACACCAATAGTGATGAATCACGGTATCCAAAAGAGTTGACCGAGCAAGAAGTCAAACTCAAAACCCGGAAAGAGATCCTACAACTTGGAGTCCAACTTGGGAAGATGAACATTGCAGCATGGGCAAGTAAAGAAGATATGGAAAAGAACATGTCAAGTGTTGAAGCCGACAATTTGGCAGAGGAGTCGTTGAGGATTGAATTTGAGAAACGGGCTGCTGCGTGGGAAGATGCTGAAAAATCTAAACATAATGCAAG ATTCATACGTGAAGAGATCAAAATTCAAGCATGGGAGAGTCAGCAGAAGGCAAAACTTGAAGCTGAAATGAGAAGAATAGAG GCTGAAGTGGAACAAAGGAGAGCCAATGCACAAGCAAAGATGTTGAAAAAGATTACATTGACAAGGCAGAAATCAGAAAAGAAAAGGGCAGCAGCCGAAGCCCAAAAGAACAAGCAAGCTGCTCGGGCAGCAGCACAGGCGGAATACATTAGACAAACAGGTCGCATTCCGCCATCCTCGCCCAACAGCTGTTGCGGTTGGTCGTAA
- the LOC122592214 gene encoding uncharacterized protein LOC122592214, with translation MTGDKTGGSSGTKNNAADPSSPYYIHPSDLPKQIHVNEILTNSNYNDWAKEMANFLFAKNKMGFVDETIPKPGKTSEDYMPWMRCDAMIIGWLTTAMDKNIRSSVRYANASSEIWKDLKERFSKGSAPRAYELKQSLSSSHQDGSSVSSYYTKLRSIWNEINSVLPTPQCTCGGCTCDIGKRLMEFKDKERLYEFFMGLDPDFSTIRTHVLSMKTTPTLGEAYRLASEEEQQKLITLNKRAAVEPAAFKAQGYREGSYGFGRGYKGGSKDFKRNNGDKVDHCNECGKDGHKRESCFEIIGYPDWWPG, from the coding sequence ATGACCGGAGATAAGACCGGCGGTAGTAGCGGCACCAAAAACAACGCCGCTGATCCAAGTTCGCCTTATTATATACATCCCTCTGATCTCCCTAAACAAATACATGTTAACGAGATTCTAACCAATTCGAATTATAATGATTGGGCTAAAGAGATGGCCAATTTCTTATTCGCTAAAAACAAGATGGGATTCGTTGACGAAACGATTCCAAAACCAGGAAAGACTTCAGAAGATTACATGCCCTGGATGCGTTGTGACGCGATGATCATTGGGTGGCTGACGACTGCAATGGACAAGAACATCAGATCGAGTGTTCGATATGCTAACGCTTCGTCTGAAATTTGGAAAGACTTAAAAGAAAGGTTCAGTAAAGGAAGCGCACCCCGAGCTTATGAACTAAAGCAATCGCTTTCCTCTTCACATCAAGACGGATCCTCTGTTTCGTCATACTATACCAAACTGCGTAGCATATGGAATGAAATCAATTCCGTGCTTCCGACTCCGCAATGCACATGTGGTGGTTGTACGTGTGATATCGGAAAAAGGTTGATGGAATTCAAGGATAAGGAACGGCTATATGAGTTTTTTATGGGGCTTGATCCTGATTTTTCAACTATAAGAACTCATGTCCTCTCCATGAAAACGACACCAACACTTGGAGAAGCTTACCGTCTCGCGTCTGAAGAGGAACAACAAAAGTTAATCACGCTAAACAAGCGAGCTGCTGTTGAACCCGCTGCCTTTAAGGCGCAAGGATATCGTGAAGGTAGCTATGGTTTTGGACGAGGCTATAAAGGAGGTTCAAAGGATTTCAAACGAAACAATGGAGACAAGGTTGACCATTGTAACGAATGTGGGAAGGATGGGCATAAAAGAGAGAGTTGTTTCGAGATTATCGGGTATCCCGATTGGTGGCCAGGATAA
- the LOC122593467 gene encoding DNA replication complex GINS protein SLD5, whose protein sequence is MESGSGEGISMDDYETLISTTDADLLKRCWRNEKAAPEILQYESSLVRRTAEQIQLMEETVEDLMNSGEDPLTVSLYQMDIDRTLFLLRSYLRTRLQKIEKFMLYIQKTADQWTRLSSQEQDYAKDSIKNLSQHFEQSVLSKLPDRYKSHLKQSDISEEDDMVPEPKLDAFVICRTRKFLGALPVDDSGEENPLDMYAGDIYAVRYKPIKLLVESGQLDLV, encoded by the exons ATGGAGTCAGGTTCAGGGGAGGGTATAAGCATGGATGACTACGAGACGTTGATATCAACTACAGATGCGGATCTGTTGAAGCGCTGTTGGCGTAACGAAAAGGCCGCCCCTGAGATTCTTCAGTATGAGTCTTCTTTAGTTCGCAGGACTGCTGAACAGATCCAATTGATG GAAGAAACTGTGGAAGATTTGATGAATAGTGGTGAAGATCCACTTACTGTTTCCCTTTATCAAATGGATATTGACAGGACTTTATTTCTATTGAGATCATATttaaggacccgtcttcaaaag ATTGAGAAATTCATGCTTTACATCCAAAAGACCGCGGATCAATGGACTAGACTGTCTAGTCAAGAACAGGACTATGCAAAGGA TTCCATTAAAAACTTGAGCCAGCATTTTGAGCAATCTGTTTTGTCAAAATTGCCCGATCGTTACAAGTCTCATTTGAAGCAATCTGATATAAGTGAAGAGGATGACATGG TCCCGGAGCCCAAGTTGGATGCGTTCGTCATCTGCAGAACTAGGAAATTTTTAGGAGCTCTTCCAGTGGATGACAG CGGAGAAGAAAACCCACTGGATATGTACGCAGGGGACATATATGCCGTGCGGTACAAGCCAATTAAACTACTAGTTGAAAGCGGCCAACTTGATCTGGTTTGA
- the LOC122591022 gene encoding auxin response factor 6: MKLSAVGFGQQLPEGEKRCLNSELWHACAGPLVSLPTVGSRVVYFPQGHSEQVAASTNKEVDAHTPNYPSLPPQLICQLHNVTMHADVETDEVYAQMTLQPLNSEEQKEAFLPADLGAPSKQPTNYFCKTLTASDTSTHGGFSVPRRAAEKVFPPLDFSQQPPAQELIARDLHDNEWKFRHIFRGQPKRHLLTTGWSVFVSSKRLVAGDSVLFIWNEKNQLLLGIRRANRPQTVMPSSVLSSDSMHLGLLAAAAHAAATNSRFTIFYNPRACPSEFVIPLAKYVKAIYHTRVSVGMRFRMLFETEESSVRRYMGTITGICDLDQSRWPNSYWRSVKVGWDESTAGERQPRVSLWEIEPLTTFPMYPSQFPLRLKRPWPPGLPSYNGMKEEDLGMNSPMMWLSGDRGIQSLNFQGLASSPWLQPRLDAGMLGMQNDIYQAMAAAALQEMRTMDSSKPSNPSILQFQHQTIPTGAAGSAGLVPSQIINQSQSQPAFVPDNLPTSYSQSHLLQQQLNHQNMINNQQQTLLPIVSLMQNQNLSDSNGNPASLLGTFSHDDTSNLHNMTLSPSMLTSTGWPAKRVAVDPLLVSGASQSLLHQVEQLGPPSHTSLSQNANLSQNTVSLPPFPGRECSLDQEPNNDPQNNLLFGVNIDNSNLLMQSEISSLRGVGSDGDSLTMPFTSSNYNMSNTANGFSLNPTITPSSCVDESGFLQSPENADQSGQTNLPTRTFVKVHKSGSFGRSLDIAKFSSYHELRSELAQMFGLGGQLEDPLRSGWQLVFVDRENDVLLLGDDPWPEFVNSVWCIKILSPQEVQQMGKQGLELLHSVQIPKSSDSSDYENYAPSRQESMNLSNGVASVGSLEY, translated from the exons ATGAAGCTATCTGCTGTCGGTTTCGGTCAGCAGTTGCCCGAAG GGGAGAAAAGATGTTTGAATTCTGAACTTTGGCATGCTTGTGCCGGTCCTCTTGTTTCTCTTCCCACTGTTGGGAGTCGTGTGGTATACTTCCCACAAGGCCATAGTGAACAG GTTGCTGCATCAACAAACAAAGAAGTCGATGCGCATACTCCCAATTACCCAAGCTTACCTCCACAACTTATTTGTCAACTTCACAATGTCACTATGCAT GCAGATGTTGAGACCGATGAGGTTTATGCTCAAATGACATTGCAACCGTTAAACTCT GAAGAGCAGAAGGAGGCATTTCTTCCAGCAGATTTGGGTGCTCCGAGCAAACAGCCCACaaattatttttgtaaaacGTTGACAGCAAGCGACACTAGTACTCATGGTGGATTTTCGGTTCCTCGACGTGCAGCTGAAAAAGTTTTCCCTCCATTG GACTTCTCGCAGCAACCTCCGGCCCAAGAATTAATCGCGAGGGATTTACACGACAATGAATGGAAATTTAGACATATATTCCGTG GACAGCCTAAAAGGCATCTTCTTACAACTGGTTGGAGTGTTTTCGTAAGTTCAAAAAGACTTGTTGCAGGTGATTCAGTTTTATTCATATG GAATGAGAAGAACCAGTTGCTGTTAGGAATCCGGCGTGCAAATCGACCTCAAACTGTTATGCCTTCTTCTGTTTTATCGAGTGACAGCATGCACTTGGGGCTTCTTGCTGCTGCTGCACATGCGGCAGCAACTAATAGCCGTTTTACCATTTTTTATAATCCAAG GGCATGTCCTTCAGAATTTGTCATACCCCTTGCTAAGTATGTTAAAGCCATCTATCATACACGAGTTTCTGTTGGCATGCGCTTTCGAATGTTGTTTGAAACTGAAGAATCAAGTGTCCGTCG CTATATGGGCACGATAACGGGCATCTGTGACCTTGATCAATCTCGATGGCCAAACTCATACTGGCGCTCCGTGAAGGTTGGCTGGGATGAGTCCACGGCTGGTGAGAGACAGCCAAGAGTTTCTCTATGGGAAATTGAACCGCTAACAACATTCCCTATGTATCCTTCTCAGTTCCCCCTCCGGCTCAAACGCCCATGGCCACCCGGGCTTCCGTCTTATAATG GGatgaaagaagaagatttaggaatGAATTCGCCAATGATGTGGCTTTCCGGTGACCGTGGGATCCAATCTCTCAACTTTCAGGGACTTGCGAGTTCTCCCTGGCTACAGCCGAGGCTTGATGCTGGCATGCTTGGTATGCAAAATGATATATACCAAGCCATGGCTGCTGCAGCACTACAAGAGATGAGGACTATGGATTCATCAAAACCATCAAATCCATCAATTCTACAGTTTCAACACCAAACAATCCCAACAGGTGCGGCGGGTTCAGCTGGGCTGGTTCCAAGTCAGATAATTAACCAATCTCAGTCCCAACCGGCGTTTGTTCCTGATAACTTGCCTACTTCATACTCGCAGtctcatcttcttcaacaacagttaaatcatcaaaatatgatCAATAATCAGCAGCAAACTCTACTCCCTATTGTATCATTGATGCAAAATCAGAATTTATCAGATTCAAACGGGAACCCTGCGAGTCTTTTAGGCACGTTTTCCCACGACGACACGTCAAATCTTCATAATATGACTCTCTCCCCCTCGATGTTAACTTCCACCGGTTGGCCCGCGAAACGGGTTGCAGTTGATCCACTTCTTGTGTCGGGGGCTTCACAGTCTCTTCTTCACCAAGTTGAACAGTTGGGCCCACCGTCCCATACAAGCCTCTCTCAAAACGCAAATCTTTCACAAAACACAGTTTCATTACCACCATTTCCGGGAAGAGAGTGTTCCCTTGATCAGGAGCCGAACAATGATCCTCAAAACAATCTCTTATTTGGAGTCAACATAGATAACTCAAATCTTCTCATGCAAAGTGAGATATCGAGCCTTAGGGGTGTTGGTAGTGATGGTGATTCACTGACTATGCCGTTCACTTCTTCCAATTATAACATGAGTAACACAGCAAACGGTTTTTCACTTAACCCAACAATAACACCTTCAAGTTGTGTTGACGAATCAGGTTTTCTGCAGTCTCCAGAAAATGCGGATCAGTCAGGTCAAACAAACCTACCCACCAGAACCTTCGTTAAG gtcCATAAGTCAGGGTCATTTGGGAGGTCACTCGATATAGCCAAATTTAGCAGCTACCATGAGCTACGGAGTGAACTTGCTCAAATGTTTGGCCTTGGAGGCCAATTGGAAGACCCTTTGAGATCAGGCTGGCAGCTTGTATTTGTTGACCGGGAGAATGACGTTCTTCTCCTTGGCGACGACCCGTGGCC GGAGTTTGTGAATAGTGTATGGTGCATCAAAATACTGTCGCCACAGGAGGTGCAGCAAATGGGGAAACAAGGTCTAGAGCTTCTTCACTCGGTTCAGATACCAAAATCCTCGGATAGCAGTGACTATGAAAACTATGCTCCAAGTCGTCAAGAGTCTATGAATCTAAGCAATGGAGTTGCATCAGTCGGTTCCCTTGAATACTGA